CCACCTACAACCAGCAAACCAAGCAAATGCATTTGTTTTTACAATGCAACAAAAAGGAGAGGGAGTTACCATTATTGATCGAACTTCATATACAACAAACTCACAACCTGCCAAGAAAAAACCACAACCAGTTAAACTAGCAATCAAGTAAGCAACTAAAAGAATTCTTTAATCATGTACAACAAACCCAAATTACTCTTAGGCAAGATTGAGaacaaaatcattatctccagctTTGCCTAATGACAACAGTCCATTTTACAAGGATCAAGTGGAGAGGCCTGCAAGCTATCATGAGTCGGAATGGCGTGATGGTTTAGGATTCTCAGGACAAGAGCATGGTTATTATGATCACTTGAGGGAAGAGAAGAATGATGAACTTGGTATTTCCTCAGGGAAAGAGAGAACTCACACATGGGGTTGCAACAGATCATCCCATTGCTCCTGATACTATTCATAGATACCCAAactatgatggaaacattcatcaATTTAGTTTCCATTCATTGCATGAAGCTcagtcagaaaaaaaaaagatcgctACCTTAATAACTAAAACCACAAGCTTTGCATACATATCAATAACAGCAAATGAGAGATGTTGGACTTGTTGTGGCATTTATAGGGACAATGAGCTTGGATTAATCATGTCAGTGGCCAAACAATTTGCTACAGAAATTTCCTGAAATTATAggtagaaagagaaggaaaactctTAACAACTGTGAGGATCTAGAGGATTTTCATGGAAACATAATAAAAACCATAGAAAAAGTTTACCATGAGGATTCGGAAAAAGCGATCCGTGTGATCATCCCTTTTAAGCAACCCACTTTGTTGTAACTGTGAGATATAATGGGTATAAGCTACATCATACACAGTCAACTAAAGTTCTGCATTTAGCTTTATAAAAATTTAGACTATaattaaatttgaatttgaatttgtttatgGATTCTTTAAATATTTTCACACTTTTAATTGGATAGTCTTCTGTTTGTTTAATTCATTTCAACGTTTTTTGAGACTGATCAGGTTACTAGCTTTGAAAGAATTCCAAGTATGCTACAttagcttttttgttttttctttatcAGGAATACATGGACTTCAACTCAAGAATACACATGATATACTCATGTATTCAGTTTACACTAGTGAGGTCCATGATTCATTTACACAGAGCATTAGTCTCAGCTTGGCAGGAGGGGAAAAGGAAGGTGGGTGACCCAACTGGAAAATGATTCATTTATACCCATTTTTTGCTTTCACATGGCCTTTACTGTTATGCAACTGTAACACCAGCCAGCTTTTCTGTGGTCACAATTCCATTTGCTGACAGGAACATTGTCTCCTGATATGTGCCAATTGACTGGCCTATGGTACTTGTACATGGATACTAATGGAACCTGCATCAATGGTTGTCTGGGAATTATTTGAGATTTTGTTCATACCCTTGTTTGAACCATCTCTACCGGTGTTGTTGCAGTGATGTGAGCGGGACAATAACCTCTCAGGAACCATACCGGACAACATTGGGAATTGCACGAGCTACGAAATCCTGTAAGATGGCTGGCATTCCTTTTGGTGTGGGTGTTGTGCTTGTTTTTTCTTCAATTGTTTATGGTCTATTGACTGTTATGACTTCCAGGGATATTTCTTACAATCAAATCACTGGAGAGATTCCTTACAACATTGGTTTCCTGCAAGTAGCTACATTGTATGTTTCCATCTCTCAAAAGCTCTGCTATATCTCTTTTCATCTGCAAATAACTATTCGTGTCATCTACTAATCAACCAACTAGAATCATTCAGCTACTGATATTTTCAAACTCTTCTAGTTAAACTGCTTGCTGTAATATACTCCAGTGAATCTCTATTACAGCTGACAATCTgcaactttttttcttttattttttgctcCAGTTGTCATCCATTCTTGTTgcatttaattaggtttattttTCTTGATAATGGTGTGCTGACCCTAATGATAAAAAACTTTCTATTATTAGGTATCTTCAGGGAAATAGGCTTATTAGGAAGATTCTAGAAGTGATAGGACTCATGCAAGCTCTTGCTTTTTTGTAAGTTTTGTACTGTCTTCtcaaattcttttcattttttttcaaaatttcttttcttcctaAATAACTGCATGCATCTTTTAAGAAATATGTTCACATAAACAAATCCAACTATAATTTTGACAAtagtacaattttttttaaaaaaaatgaaaattcttaACTAACCTTTCAAAGGGGATGGTGTCAATATCATCACTCAGTTTTAACAATGATGCAACCTCCTCAGCTATCCTTTGCTTCTCAACAGAAGCTGgtccaaagagcaattatagGACTTAGGCAAGAGACGACGTTGTCAAAGAGTATATgcagtcttcttcttttttaaaaaattaaaagggaaaatgaaaaaatagaaaaaatcacaTGATGATATGCCTGACCATATTCTTCCACAGACCATGTGACTTGAATGAATCTTTTGACAATGAAGGCTACAGAAGATCAACTACCAGAGCTGAAAATCTGTGTAATTTTTGGAAGCTGCAACCTTATCAGAATAAGCATTTTCCAAGCCAACAACAAATGGTGACCAAGCCTGAAAACAAAAAGCAGAACATAAGTGTAGTCAATCCACAGAACAAAAGtacttttggatcaaactgatatttgtgttttgcgtGAGATATAATGGGTATAAGCTACATTAATATAATTAGTTTCACAACGCATAACATCAACTTGAAAGTAAATCATAAGTACAAAACAGTAGTTTTCCAAGAAGTTATGGACACCGAAATTTCGGCAGTCTAAAATGGTTGTATATTCTCCACTGTACAACTTAATAGTCCACCATGTACAGCTTTCAATTTCCgtggtgaaaaaaaaaactgtataagTATGAAGCATGCTAACCTGTGTGTGATTTGGAGACGATTAGATTGTCATATCACCTCCCAATTCATCAATGACCATATCTACTCTAGTCATAAAATCTGGTAAGAATTGAACAGAAGCAACATCATAAAAAGGAGTAAGAACAGACTGCTGACCAATAAGAAGAATATTGGGTCGTTCGTCTAATCCATGTTTAACTCTTGATCCATAACAATTGGACCAACTGAATGAAGAGTCTAGATCTCACTGAAGACTAATTACAATATAGGAGGACAATGACTTCCATGCTACTAGGAGCTGATTAATGGAGCCCATATATATTATGGGGAAGAGCTCGTtttttggttctttttttttttgctttttcttttttccttttttgaagaaAATAGTGAGGAAGAGCTTTACTAAGCCCACAAACAAGCATAGTCAGCTCATGTTCACACTAGAACATGTGACGGCATGGCACATATGtacgatccaatccatccaacagaaGGATCCCACCATCTTGATGCCCTGTACAAAGAATCAGGTCGATCTAGGCACAACCTTCATATTAGAAGCAGAGAACTAGTGATGGAGAAATTCACATACCATGAAAAGAAGAATCCGATATGCATCTCTGCAaccaaaaaagttcaaaattttaaaattacacAAACAGAGAGAATGTCATACTAAAGAAACTAGTaatgtttaaaaaaaataccGTGACTTGGGACATCATATCAATTTCTTCAGGCACCTTTGGTGGCTCTGTAATATTCGTAAATCTCAGTTAAAGAAATTGTTGATGGGAAGTCTTCCAAAAGGATTACCTTGAAGAGAATGTTGTTTCAATATCGGAATTATTCAAATGAAGGTTTTTCATGGACTGTTGTTAATCCAAAACCTGCAGATGGATTTGGAACATGACTGAGTCAGCTCGGTATTGCTAGGCTCCAAGTGTACCAACAACAACGGTTAACTCGGTCCGGTTACAAGTCAAGCCTTGATGAGTTATTAAACACTATGTACACCTGTAGATTCAGCATGCCAAATTCTAACATGTAAATATAGTTTGCATATCTTACCATTGTTCTCATGTTCAGTCAAACAGCCAGTCAATAGTTTAGTGAAGCTAGGAGGCAAAGCTGAGAAAATAGTTCCGAAGTTGTTGTCAAGTAATGGCTGCTGAGAACACTTAAGCTGCTCACTATCAACTCTTGAAACAGGCATCTTGGTATGATAACTAACATCAGCTTTTACAAAGCCCGACTCCTCATTAGTTCTGCAAGACAAAAGAATTTGTATGACTAATGCTCTTTCTTTTTACGTTTTATAGAAACTCAAATTAATCAACCAAATGGAgtataaagaaaacaaagatgcaTCAAATCCTTTGAAAAATTCTATATTACCACATTAAAGCATCAAAAAGTATTTACACTtaaaaaagtaagaaagaaagaaaaagaaaaaaaaacacagtTACTTTACAGAAAGTAAAAAGTAAATCAACAAATGTTATCCAATGAACATTTACGTGAAAAATAACATTAACTAGTAAAAAGATCAACTCAATGGCTAAAACAATACCTTTGGGTCATTGAGCTCTCAAAGATGTGGCAACCCAGTGATTTTGGTTTCCATTAGAATTATCAAATTGCTTCTTAATgtaaaataccattagccttggaGAAAATCTTTGATGTGACTGCATTAAGAAGTTAGATTCTTCTAACTATACTCTCCTCCATATTCGTGAACCACATACATGTATTTATCAACAGAAAAACCAATTTCTCCATAC
This DNA window, taken from Magnolia sinica isolate HGM2019 chromosome 14, MsV1, whole genome shotgun sequence, encodes the following:
- the LOC131225522 gene encoding protein POOR HOMOLOGOUS SYNAPSIS 1-like; protein product: MPVSRVDSEQLKCSQQPLLDNNFGTIFSALPPSFTKLLTGCLTEHENNEPPKVPEEIDMMSQVTRCISDSSFHDFMTRVDMVIDELGGDMTI